One genomic segment of Impatiens glandulifera chromosome 6, dImpGla2.1, whole genome shotgun sequence includes these proteins:
- the LOC124941143 gene encoding putative disease resistance protein RGA3 — MAEAALISGLLSNLAPLIQDEFSLFWSFKKEVQKLSSTLSSISAVLEDAERKKDKDKQTEDWLRKLKDVAYEVRDIMDDCTYEDLRLQVNRRNASSSTRIKVTNSITHPFISTWTRLKVGHKIKNVQEKLNQISSVRQTLHLRESIHDSKIDKFTSSWRETTSLSSCNQVYGRYKEKKQIIDILVNTSSAKKLSVLPIVGIGGLGKTTLAQMVFNDEEIANYFETKIWVCVSDEFDIKLVIKAIIGATNETSLEILQKMIQDRLQGKRYLIVLDDVWNENLEAWDQLRSILDCGSNGAFVLTTTRKRNVATIMETIQHIQIPLLSDEDCWLLFEERAFMCGTPKTPNFVDIGKEIAKKCKGVPLVAKTFGGQLGFKSDINEWGKIRDNEIWETQNEESDLLPILRLSYYELPYHLRRCFVFCAIFPKDSLIEKERLIQLWNAHGLISTVKNQEVEDIGNTIWKELCWRSFFQDEKLDYFEKEICKMHDLMHDLAQSVMKDECYRLDANSSNDGLKREIRHVTAMFDEFVKISVPSLKKIGGLQSLMLNDINVYGNVRQQICLSVLKEISALRVLELSYNVQYQYLRLEYVGCLKHLRYLDISGNKKIKTLPDSICDLLNLQTLKLNMCSNLESLSRNTKDLISLRHLYLEECDRLKYMPREMGQLKHLKTLSLFVIGMKEKDGQLDELKELDICGSLIIKNLGRVSDASIARGVSMTKMSSINELELSWRSSDEVDDNESKSARDEKIGEALEVSTARLKILKMRDYKGVNPPKWVSNVNTTASSRDDNEMIVLFPLLE; from the coding sequence ATGGCTGAAGCAGCTCTAATCAGTGGATTGCTTTCAAACTTGGCACCTCTGATTCAGGATGAATTCTCGTTGTTTTGGAGTTTTAAGAAGGAGGTTCAAAAGCTATCCAGCACGCTATCTTCGATTAGTGCCGTTCTTGAGGATGCAGAGAGAAAGAAGGACAAGGACAAACAAACGGAAGATTGGTTGCGGAAGCTCAAAGATGTGGCGTATGAGGTTCGAGACATCATGGATGACTGCACCTATGAAGATCTTCGTCTTCAAGTCAACAGGCGTAATGCCTCCTCTTCAACCCGGATCAAGGTAACCAACTCAATAACCCATCCTTTTATCAGTACTTGGACACGTCTAAAAGTTGGTCACAAAATTAAGAATGTTCAAGAGAAGCTTAACCAAATTTCTTCAGTGCGCCAAACGTTACATTTGCGTGAATCTATTCATGATTCAAAAATAGACAAGTTTACTAGTAGTTGGCGTGAAACCACGTCTCTTTCTAGTTGTAATCAAGTTTATGGGAGATATAAGGAAAAGAAACAGATTATTGATATTCTGGTCAATACATCTAGTGCCAAAAAGTTATCTGTTCTACCCATTGTTGGAATTGGGGGTCTTGGTAAAACAACACTTGCCCAAATGGTCTTCAACGACGAGGAGATTGCTAATTACTTTGAAACCAAAATTTGGGTTTGTGTTTCTGAcgaatttgatattaaattagTGATCAAAGCTATCATAGGAGCAACAAATGAAACTTCCTTAGAGATATTGCAGAAAATGATTCAAGATAGATTGCAAGGGAAAAGATATTTGATTGTATTGGATGATGTTTGGAATGAAAACCTTGAGGCATGGGATCAGTTGAGATCTATCTTAGATTGTGGATCAAATGGTGCGTTTGTCCTTACCACAACACGGAAAAGAAATGTGGCAACAATTATGGAAACGATTCAACATATTCAGATACCATTGCTCTCTGACGAGGATTGTTGGCTACTCTTTGAAGAGCGTGCATTTATGTGTGGGACACCCAAAACTCCAAACTTTGTTGATATTGGAAAAGAAATAGCTAAAAAATGTAAAGGAGTTCCCTTAGTTGCCAAGACATTTGGAGGACAATTGGGCTTTAAAAGTGATATAAATGAATGGGGTAAAATAAGAGATAATGAGATATGGGAGACTCAAAATGAAGAATCTGATCTCTTGCCTATTCTAAGGTTGAGTTACTATGAACTCCCTTATCATTTGAGAAGATGCTTTGTGTTTTGTGCTATATTTCCCAAGGATTCTTTAATTGAAAAGGAGAGATTAATCCAATTATGGAATGCTCATGGTTTAATTTCTACAGTTAAAAACCAAGAAGTGGAAGATATTGGGAATACAATTTGGAAAGAGTTGTGTTGGAGATCCTTTTTTCAAGACGAgaaattagattattttgaaaaagaaatatgtAAGATGCACGATCTTATGCACGATCTTGCCCAATCTGTTATGAAAGATGAATGTTATAGGTTGGATGCTAACAGCTCAAATGATGGTTTAAAACGAGAAATTCGTCATGTAACGGCAATGTTTGatgaatttgtcaaaatatcAGTTCCTTCTCTTAAGAAAATTGGAGGGTTGCAATCACTAATGCTTAATGACATAAATGTTTATGGAAATGTCAGACAGCAGATTTGTTTGAGTGTCTTGAAGGAAATTTCGGCTTTACGTGTCCTTGAACTGAGCTACAATGTGCAATATCAATATTTGCGTTTAGAATATGTGGGATGTCTAAAACATCTTAGATATTTAGATATTTCCGGTAATAAGAAGATAAAAACATTACCGGATAGTATTTGTGATCTCCTGAACTTACAGACTTTGAAACTCAATATGTGTTCTAATCTTGAAAGTTTGTCCAGAAATACGAAAGACCTTATTAGTCTGCGGCATCTTTATTTGGAGGAGTGTGATAGATTAAAATATATGCCTAGAGAGATGGGGCAATTGAAACATCTGAAGACGTTAAGCTTGTTTGTGATAGGCATGAAGGAGAAAGACGGTCAACTAGATGAATTAAAAGAATTGGATATCTGCGGATCATTGATAATTAAGAATCTTGGGAGAGTTAGTGATGCATCTATTGCAAGAGGGGTAAGTATGACTAAAATGTCGAGTATCAATGAGTTGGAGTTGTCATGGAGATCTAGTGATGAAGTTGATGATAATGAGAGCAAGAGTGCTAGAGAtgagaaaattggtgaagc
- the LOC124942617 gene encoding double-stranded RNA-binding protein 1-like isoform X2, protein MHKSKLHQFCQQKLWKLPEYSNSKDGPDHNSCFTTTITVNGVSFQSSNPCRTIKAAQDSAAEVALNHLSGSGSNSEANDNSLSSVLPASQNGLEAELTIQEHTGNVTQSLLIPSGVKRNKKSQDGHHWYKHRLQIYAQKKNIDLPGYSFERQGPQHASRFKCKVTVGGQCYESTNFFVTLKEAQNDAAKIAFDQISLNEDQKDDFVLHKNALQELAHKRGFLSPSYTTTSYNILLQCIYII, encoded by the exons ATGCACAAATCTAAGCTTCATCAATTCTGTCAACAGAAACTATGGAAACTTCCAGAGTATTCGAATTCAAAGGATGGTCCAGATCACAACTCGTGTTTCACCACCACTATCACCGTTAACGGCGTTAGCTTTCAATCTTCCAATCCTTGCCGAACTATTAAAGCAGCTCAGGATAGCGCTGCTGAGGTTGCTTTGAATCATTTATCTGGTTCCGGTTCTAACTCTGAAGCGAATGATAATTCTTTGTCTTCTG TTCTCCCTGCTTCACAAAATGGATTGGAAGCTGAATTGACTATACAAGAACACACAGGAAATGTGACTCAAAGTCTTCTTATCCCTTCAGGAGTAAAACGCAACAAGAAGTCTCAAG ATGGACACCATTGGTACAAACATCGACTACAAATATATgctcaaaagaaaaatatagatTTGCCTGGATATTCATTTGAGCGTCAAGGTCCTCAACATGCTAGTCGTTTCAAGTGTAAGGTTACTGTTGGTGGACAGTGTTACGAGAGTACAAATTTTTTCGTCACTCTAAAAGAAGCTCAAAATGATGCAGCAAAGATTGCTTTCGAccaaatttcattaaatgaaGATCAGAAG GAtgattttgttcttcataaaaATGCCTTGCAAGAATTGGCTCACAAAAGAGGCTTCTTGAGTCCAAGTTATACGACTACAAGTTATAACATATTGCTTCAATGTATATACATcatataa
- the LOC124942617 gene encoding double-stranded RNA-binding protein 1-like isoform X1 has protein sequence MHKSKLHQFCQQKLWKLPEYSNSKDGPDHNSCFTTTITVNGVSFQSSNPCRTIKAAQDSAAEVALNHLSGSGSNSEANDNSLSSGVKYNKKSLVLPASQNGLEAELTIQEHTGNVTQSLLIPSGVKRNKKSQDGHHWYKHRLQIYAQKKNIDLPGYSFERQGPQHASRFKCKVTVGGQCYESTNFFVTLKEAQNDAAKIAFDQISLNEDQKDDFVLHKNALQELAHKRGFLSPSYTTTSYNILLQCIYII, from the exons ATGCACAAATCTAAGCTTCATCAATTCTGTCAACAGAAACTATGGAAACTTCCAGAGTATTCGAATTCAAAGGATGGTCCAGATCACAACTCGTGTTTCACCACCACTATCACCGTTAACGGCGTTAGCTTTCAATCTTCCAATCCTTGCCGAACTATTAAAGCAGCTCAGGATAGCGCTGCTGAGGTTGCTTTGAATCATTTATCTGGTTCCGGTTCTAACTCTGAAGCGAATGATAATTCTTTGTCTTCTG GAGTAAAATACAACAAAAAGTCTCTAG TTCTCCCTGCTTCACAAAATGGATTGGAAGCTGAATTGACTATACAAGAACACACAGGAAATGTGACTCAAAGTCTTCTTATCCCTTCAGGAGTAAAACGCAACAAGAAGTCTCAAG ATGGACACCATTGGTACAAACATCGACTACAAATATATgctcaaaagaaaaatatagatTTGCCTGGATATTCATTTGAGCGTCAAGGTCCTCAACATGCTAGTCGTTTCAAGTGTAAGGTTACTGTTGGTGGACAGTGTTACGAGAGTACAAATTTTTTCGTCACTCTAAAAGAAGCTCAAAATGATGCAGCAAAGATTGCTTTCGAccaaatttcattaaatgaaGATCAGAAG GAtgattttgttcttcataaaaATGCCTTGCAAGAATTGGCTCACAAAAGAGGCTTCTTGAGTCCAAGTTATACGACTACAAGTTATAACATATTGCTTCAATGTATATACATcatataa